Proteins from a single region of Alphaproteobacteria bacterium:
- a CDS encoding TerB family tellurite resistance protein, translating to MIGRLKSLLAARPDQRGEAGGEAELRRSVAALLFMAAQMDDRIDATERAVIADAVAARFALPADEAAALLAEAEREAQDATHFQRFTAEIKQAYDDAERLRVMEMLWQVVCADGVVHDREANLMRRIAGLLYVTDKDSGLARQRALASADAARTRT from the coding sequence ATGATCGGTAGGCTGAAATCCTTGCTGGCGGCGCGGCCGGACCAGCGCGGCGAGGCCGGCGGCGAGGCCGAACTGCGCCGTTCGGTTGCCGCGCTGCTGTTCATGGCCGCCCAGATGGACGACCGGATCGACGCGACGGAGCGGGCGGTGATCGCGGACGCCGTGGCGGCGCGCTTCGCGCTGCCGGCTGACGAGGCCGCCGCCCTGCTGGCCGAGGCGGAGCGCGAGGCGCAGGACGCCACCCATTTCCAGCGCTTCACCGCCGAGATCAAGCAGGCCTATGACGATGCGGAACGGCTGCGGGTGATGGAGATGCTGTGGCAGGTGGTCTGCGCCGACGGCGTCGTCCACGATCGCGAAGCAAACCTGATGCGGCGCATCGCCGGCTTGCTCTACGTTACGGATAAGGATAGCGGTTTGGCCCGCCAACGTGCGCTGGCATCGGCCGATGCGGCGCGGACACGGACATAA
- a CDS encoding CarD family transcriptional regulator — translation MADGSEFKPGEMVVYPTHGVGRIEAIESQQIAGHELRVLVVHFEKDRMTLRVPINKVSTSGLRALSSRDRMDAALKTLTGRARAKRTMWSRRAQEYEAKINSGDPVSIAEVVRDLHRSSNQPDQSYSERQIYQEALDRLVRELAAVEDIDEPAAITKLERVLEAA, via the coding sequence ATGGCGGACGGCAGTGAGTTCAAGCCCGGCGAGATGGTGGTCTATCCGACCCATGGCGTGGGTCGGATAGAGGCGATCGAGTCACAGCAGATTGCAGGGCACGAACTGCGTGTGCTGGTCGTTCATTTCGAAAAGGACCGGATGACGCTGCGCGTCCCGATCAACAAGGTGAGCACCTCGGGTCTGCGCGCGCTGTCCAGCCGCGACCGGATGGATGCGGCGCTGAAGACCCTGACCGGGCGGGCGCGGGCGAAGCGTACGATGTGGAGCCGCCGCGCCCAGGAATACGAGGCGAAGATCAACTCGGGCGACCCGGTCTCGATCGCCGAGGTGGTGCGCGACCTGCACCGCTCGTCGAACCAGCCGGACCAGTCGTACAGCGAGCGGCAGATCTATCAGGAGGCGCTGGACCGTCTGGTGCGCGAGCTGGCGGCGGTCGAGGACATCGACGAGCCGGCGGCGATCACCAAGCTGGAGCGCGTGCTGGAAGCGGCCTGA
- a CDS encoding RNA-binding S4 domain-containing protein, which produces MAGDDAAGRLRLDKWLWYARFFKSRTLASGACNAGGIRINGTPAGKANAAVKPGDVLTFAQGPYVRVIEIAALGSRRGPASEAQALYRDLAPPSEQPRMPRAPAVALRDRGSGRPTKRERRQIDRLQDDD; this is translated from the coding sequence ATGGCGGGGGACGACGCGGCCGGCCGGCTGCGGCTGGACAAATGGCTGTGGTACGCCCGCTTCTTCAAGAGCCGGACGCTGGCCTCGGGCGCATGCAACGCCGGCGGCATCCGCATCAACGGCACGCCGGCCGGCAAGGCCAATGCCGCGGTCAAGCCCGGCGACGTGCTGACCTTCGCCCAGGGACCCTATGTGCGCGTGATCGAGATTGCGGCCCTCGGCAGCCGGCGCGGACCCGCCAGCGAGGCGCAGGCCCTCTACCGCGACCTGGCGCCGCCCAGCGAGCAGCCGCGCATGCCGCGCGCCCCGGCTGTGGCGCTGCGGGACCGCGGCAGCGGCCGTCCGACCAAGCGCGAGCGACGCCAGATCGACCGGTTGCAGGATGACGACTGA
- a CDS encoding copper chaperone PCu(A)C, with amino-acid sequence MPPFAMSPIAAITVLAAAAAVAVVAAMQTGESGRITVREPRAVPIVGAPNDAALFMTIVNDGGDDRLVGLRLRVADAAVLVDAASQPQPELDLPGHSAVALAPGQLHVVVENVDWSRLDGGSIPLSLLFEEAEGITVPVPVEGLPADR; translated from the coding sequence GTGCCACCGTTCGCCATGTCGCCGATCGCTGCCATCACGGTCCTGGCCGCCGCCGCGGCCGTCGCGGTGGTGGCGGCGATGCAGACCGGCGAGAGCGGGCGCATCACCGTGCGCGAGCCGCGCGCCGTGCCGATCGTCGGTGCGCCGAACGATGCCGCCCTGTTCATGACCATCGTCAACGACGGCGGCGACGACCGGCTGGTCGGCCTGCGGCTGCGGGTCGCCGACGCGGCGGTGCTGGTCGACGCCGCGTCGCAGCCGCAGCCGGAGCTGGACCTGCCCGGCCACAGCGCCGTCGCGCTCGCGCCCGGCCAGCTTCACGTGGTGGTCGAGAATGTGGACTGGAGCCGGCTCGACGGCGGCTCGATTCCGCTCTCGCTGCTGTTCGAGGAAGCCGAGGGCATCACCGTGCCGGTTCCGGTGGAGGGCCTGCCGGCCGACCGATGA
- a CDS encoding ferredoxin family protein has product MTYVVVEGCIRCKYMDCVEVCPVDCFYEGENMLVIHPDECIDCGVCEPECPAEAILPDTEPGLDKWLELNRTFAESWPNITRKKPSPADADEWKGVAGKESQFSTNPGTGD; this is encoded by the coding sequence ATGACCTATGTGGTGGTGGAAGGGTGCATCCGGTGCAAGTACATGGACTGCGTCGAGGTCTGCCCGGTGGACTGTTTCTATGAAGGCGAGAACATGCTCGTCATCCACCCCGACGAATGCATCGACTGCGGCGTGTGCGAGCCGGAATGCCCGGCCGAGGCCATCCTGCCCGATACCGAGCCGGGCCTGGACAAGTGGCTGGAACTGAACCGGACCTTCGCGGAGTCCTGGCCCAACATCACGCGAAAGAAGCCGTCGCCGGCCGACGCCGACGAATGGAAGGGCGTGGCGGGCAAGGAGAGCCAGTTCAGCACGAATCCCGGCACAGGCGATTGA
- a CDS encoding tetratricopeptide repeat protein, translated as MTAPRRTWRAAWLGAAAALALAWSAPGARADIMEGWTAYDLGDYARALEIFGADAAAGDPEGQYALGWMYANGLGTGQDYAAALRWYEKAARQGHVEAQNSAGFIHDLGLAGRADTDMAEYWYGEAAAQGSIVAQNNLAYRWSLDGRNLEQALELIRNVVRSDPSNSAYLDTLGWVLYQLDRFQDAIPPLCEAVKLEPGHPELRVHLGDAYFQVSRDLDANYQWNRALRLLSEPEALSEDGRLFVRTRPPSWRQSLEQRLADGLTRRDDLSPADAPPSAVERSFVDECAVPTS; from the coding sequence GTGACCGCCCCGCGCCGGACCTGGCGCGCGGCCTGGCTGGGCGCGGCCGCGGCGCTGGCGCTCGCCTGGTCGGCGCCCGGCGCACGTGCCGACATCATGGAAGGCTGGACCGCCTACGACCTCGGCGACTATGCCCGCGCGCTTGAGATTTTCGGCGCCGACGCCGCGGCCGGGGATCCGGAGGGCCAGTACGCGCTGGGCTGGATGTATGCCAACGGCCTCGGCACCGGCCAGGACTATGCCGCCGCGCTGCGCTGGTACGAGAAGGCCGCGCGCCAGGGTCATGTCGAGGCGCAGAACAGCGCCGGTTTCATTCACGACCTCGGCCTCGCTGGCCGCGCCGACACCGACATGGCGGAATACTGGTACGGCGAGGCGGCGGCGCAGGGCAGCATCGTCGCCCAGAACAATCTGGCCTATCGCTGGAGCCTGGACGGCCGCAACCTCGAGCAGGCGCTGGAACTGATCCGCAACGTGGTGCGCAGCGATCCGTCCAATTCGGCCTATCTCGACACCCTCGGCTGGGTTCTCTACCAGCTCGACCGGTTCCAGGACGCGATTCCGCCGCTGTGCGAGGCGGTGAAGCTGGAGCCCGGCCACCCGGAACTGCGCGTCCACCTGGGCGACGCCTATTTCCAGGTGAGCCGCGACCTCGATGCCAACTACCAGTGGAACCGCGCGCTGCGGCTGCTGAGCGAGCCGGAGGCGCTGAGCGAGGACGGCCGGCTGTTCGTGCGCACCCGGCCGCCGTCCTGGCGCCAGTCGCTGGAGCAGCGTCTCGCCGACGGGCTGACCCGCCGCGACGACCTGTCGCCGGCCGACGCACCGCCGTCGGCGGTGGAGCGCAGTTTCGTGGACGAATGCGCGGTGCCGACAAGCTGA
- a CDS encoding ABC-type transport auxiliary lipoprotein family protein — MNGATGIGRRRALGLFGTAGLWAAGGCTLPGDSPPPQLYTLSPKSTFAPDLPLITAQMIVDEPFAAAGLDTARIALAQDAYRLEYFAESAWSDRAPSMVQTLIVESFENSGRIVAIARESTDLRPDFILKTELREFQAQLHGENEPPSVWVQINAKLVKMPERLIFANNTFEASQYAATRDLEAVVTAFDVALGSVLKDLIEWTLRTLPRTGANGGLAPARS, encoded by the coding sequence ATGAACGGGGCAACCGGGATCGGGCGGCGCCGCGCCCTCGGCCTGTTCGGGACAGCCGGCCTGTGGGCGGCCGGCGGCTGCACCCTGCCCGGCGATTCGCCGCCGCCGCAGCTCTACACCCTGTCGCCCAAGAGCACCTTTGCGCCCGACCTGCCGCTGATCACCGCCCAGATGATCGTCGACGAACCCTTCGCGGCGGCCGGCCTCGACACCGCCCGCATCGCGCTGGCGCAGGACGCCTACCGGTTGGAGTATTTCGCCGAATCGGCGTGGAGCGACCGGGCGCCGTCGATGGTGCAGACGCTGATCGTCGAGTCATTCGAGAACAGCGGGCGCATCGTCGCCATCGCCCGCGAGAGCACCGACCTGCGTCCCGACTTCATCCTGAAGACCGAGCTGCGCGAGTTCCAGGCCCAGCTGCACGGCGAGAACGAGCCGCCCAGCGTGTGGGTGCAGATCAACGCCAAGCTGGTGAAGATGCCGGAGCGCCTGATTTTCGCCAACAATACGTTCGAAGCTAGCCAATATGCTGCGACCCGCGACCTGGAGGCTGTCGTCACGGCGTTCGACGTGGCGCTGGGCAGCGTGCTGAAGGACCTGATCGAATGGACATTGCGAACCCTGCCGCGCACCGGCGCGAACGGCGGCCTCGCGCCGGCACGCTCGTGA